In Acanthochromis polyacanthus isolate Apoly-LR-REF ecotype Palm Island chromosome 15, KAUST_Apoly_ChrSc, whole genome shotgun sequence, a single genomic region encodes these proteins:
- the LOC110968623 gene encoding uncharacterized protein LOC110968623 isoform X10, with product MADGGSSLKNPSRRRLRISPQQDAEKHIRLKTDKEGLREVFVNSFKGRGVFASIPFSKGDFVVEYRGKLFTPDSRPVAETYSERAAAYLFDFQWKGKSWCLDASLEDQSLGRLVNDEHKNPNCKMRTVQLDGMPHLCLFAVQDIVPGDEVTYDYGHCDWPWRKQHISTSPVATSVDEDPNSSHQVPGPEEHVEPLSSDINKTSVDGDPNRRHQFQGPEEDVKTFYSDLNKSFQSRIAKLKQHHDRCSERFEASEDDRNAADRQQTLMLHQRVLLDQQLAQQDNNKEDTSTHSTDESIHTNYSDVEYIPDTQGSDSDDSISLSPNNTLQRARFPKLSPANKQCQVSSEEESSTEEDYPVRKKRLPFSPRKKKGWKVRPGKKRRLPFSPGNRQRRPFSPVNENSSTVSPQTKNSREEDSAVRAKRRLPFSPGKSQRRPLYPVNESSSTVSPQTKNSREEDSAVRAKRRLPFSPGKSQRRPLYPVNESSSTVSPQTKNSREEDSAVRAKRRLPFSPGKSQRRPLYPVNESSSTVSPRTKNSREEDSAVRAKRRLPFSPGKSQRRPLHPVNESSSTVSPEKEEKLIQVLCTANTQVRRVYDKRNYCIYCSKPTSKLARHLQTVHRNKAEVAKAFYYPKDSKERRVRLAILRNRGNFAHNTDVARNGTGHLVARYRTRESRHGQDFIHCVHCQGLYSKKTLWKHIKICPENTREDTPQAGRKRVRSLCALTTPVGLEISEGLQKILTHANYDEVSRVVQSDKCILQLGQYMFNKLKSKGNNNDDYIRQKMREVGRMVLEAQKVTSLKKVEEFFIPKNFPHVISAVKRAAGYDPNTNTYQTPSLALKLGHSLKKMSSIVESNAMMFGDHVTAEYAKRYRAIHDSRWEEFISSGALNTLKEAKWNMPQVLPFTQDVKLLNFHMENQQTVLERMLRISPTPENYAALAKVTLALAITFNRRRAGEVSRMLLTAFRSRNKSMLHEDLAICLTPFERKMCEFFTRVEIRGKRGRMVPVLLKPSMVTAMELLADTRESCGVPSENLFMFARPEALSSYRGGECLQKYAKLCGAKHPEALTSTKLRKHIATMSQVLNLEENESDQLADFLGHDIRVHRQYYRLPQGTLQLARMSKVLLAMERGTVSQYKGMTLDDIEVDPEEKVPHSIEEGDASSDASSEEEECTSTDMDHTPPSTDRTASSEPPPAATPPVQEQAEKRRRKWDAGEVNAVEKHLMKFIRTFTVPGKHDCMVCLQSETQTLKDRTWTDVKNYVRNRITALKRQTST from the exons ATGGCTGATGGTGGCAGCAGCCTGAAGAATCCCTCCAGAAGGAGGCTGCGGATCTCACCACAACAGGATGCAGAAAAGCACATAAGACTTAAAACTGACAAGGAGGGTCTTAGAGAGGTGTTTGTGAACTCTTTTAAAG GACGAGGTGTTTTCGCTTCCATACCTTTCAGCAAAGGAGATTTTGTTGTAGAGTACAGGGGGAAACTTTTTACTCCAGACAGTCGTCCTGTTGCCGAGACCTACAGTGAACGTGCTGCAGCATATCTCTTTGATTTTCAATGGAAAGGGAAATCTTGGTG CCTTGATGCATCTCTGGAGGACCAGTCACTTGGAAGACTGGTCAATGATGAGCACAAAAACCCAAACTGCAAAATGCGAACAGTTCAACTGGACGGGATGCCACACctctgtctctttgcagttcAAGACATTGTCCCAGGAGATGAAGTCACATACGATTATGGGCATTGTGATTGGCCTTGGCGCAAACAG CACATTTCCACTTCTCCTGTGGCCACATCAGTGGATGAGGATCCAAACAGCAGCCATCAGGTGCCgggtcctgaggaacatgtGGAGCCACTGTCCTCTGATATAAATAAG ACATCAGTGGATGGCGACCCAAACAGAAGACACCAATTTCAGGGTCCTGAGGAAGatgtgaaaacattttactCTGATTTAAATAAG TCATTTCAATCCAGGATTGCTAAGCTGAAACAGCACCATGACAGATGCTCTGAACGTTTTGAGGCCTCAGAGGATGACCGCAATGCAGCTGACAGACAGCAGACTCTCATGTTGCATCAGCGTGTGCTTCTTGATCAACAGTTAGCACAGCAGGATAAT AACAAAGAAGATACCTCAACTCACTCAACAGATGAGAGCATTCATACAAACTACAGTGATGTTGAATACATACCTGACACTCAGGGAAGTGACTCTGATGACAGCATCTCTTTATCTCCTAACAACACACTACAGAGGGCAAGATTTCCCAAATTAAGTCCAGCCAATAAACAATGCCAAGTCAGCTCAGAGGAAGAAAGCAGCACAGAAGAAGACTATCCAGTGAGGAAGAAGAGACTGCCATTTAGCCCTAGAAAAAAGAAAGGATGGAAAGTCAGACCAGGGAAAAAGAGGAGACTCCCATTTAGCCCAGGTAACAGACAGAGAAGACCATTCAGCCCagtgaatgaaaacagctccaCAGTCAGCCCACAGACAAAgaacagcagagaagaagacagTGCAGTGAGGGCAAAGAGGAGACTGCCATTCAGCCCAGGGAAAAGTCAGAGAAGACCACTCTACCCAGTGAACGAAAGCAGCTCCACAGTCAGCCCACAGACAAAgaacagcagagaagaagacagTGCAGTGAGGGCAAAGAGGAGACTGCCATTCAGCCCAGGGAAAAGTCAGAGAAGACCACTCTACCCGGTGAACGAAAGCAGCTCCACAGTCAGCCCACAGACAAAgaacagcagagaagaagacagTGCAGTGAGGGCAAAGAGGAGACTGCCATTCAGCCCAGGGAAAAGTCAGAGAAGACCACTCTACCCGGTGAATGAAAGCAGCTCCACAGTCAGCCCACGGACAAAgaacagcagagaagaagacagTGCAGTGAGGGCAAAGAGGAGACTGCCATTCAGCCCAGGGAAAAGTCAGAGAAGACCACTGCACCCAGTGAATGAAAGCAGCTCCACAGTCAGCccagagaaagaagaaaaattgaTTCAAGTGCTGTGTACTGCAAATACTCAAGTACGTCGAGTGTATGACAAGAGGAACTATTGCATTTATTGTTCAAAGCCAACATCAAAACTCGCACGACatcttcagactgttcatcGTAACAAAGCAGAGGTTGCAAAAGCATTCTACTATCCGAAAGATTCCAAAGAGCGTCGAGTTCGGCTGGCCATTCTAAGGAACAGAGGCAACTTTGCCCACAATACAGATGTGGCTAGAAATGGAACTGGACATCTTGTTGCACGTTACCGAACAAGAGAGAGCAGACACGGTCAAGATTTTATTCACTGTGTTCACTGTCAGGGTCTTTACTCTAAAAAAACTTTGTGGAAACATATCAAAATCTGTCCAGAGAATACAAGAGAGGACACACCTCAAGCTGGACGAAAAAGAGTTCGATCCCTGTGTGCTCTTACCACACCAGTTGGTCTCGAGATTAGTGAGGGCCTACAGAAGATTCTTACCCACGCAAACTATGATGAAGTCTCGCGTGTCGTTCAGAGTGACAAATGCATTCTGCAACTTGGACAATATATGTTCAACAAACTGAAAAGCAAAGGGAACAATAATGACGACTACATACGGCAAAAGATGAGAGAGGTGGGAAGAATGGTCCTTGAAGCTCAAAAGGTTACATCGCTGAAGAAGGTGGAGGAATTCTTTATTCCTAAAAACTTCCCACATGTTATATCTGCAGTGAAGAGAGCTGCAGGATATGACCCCAATACCAACACATATCAAACCCCATCTTTAGCACTCAAGCTTGGCCACAGCCTTAAGAAAATGTCCAGTATTGTCGAGAGCAATGCTATGATGTTTGGAGATCATGTCACAGCAGAATATGCCAAAAGGTACAGGGCTATACATGACAGCAGATGGGAAGAGTTCATCTCCTCAGGGGCATTAAACACTCTGAAGGAGGCCAAATGGAATATGCCACAGGTGTTACCATTTACCCAAGATGTGAAGCTGTTGAACTTTCATATGGAGAACCAACAAACTGTGCTGGAGAGAATGCTAAGAATTTCTCCAACTCCAGAAAACTATGCTGCCCTGGCTAAGGTGACGCTTGCTTTAGCCATTACATTCAACAGGAGAAGAGCAGGAGAGGTTTCACGGATGTTACTTACCGCCTTTAGGTCCCGGAACAAGTCGATGTTGCATGAAGACTTGGCTATCTGCCTGACTCCATTTGAGAGGAAGATGTGTGAGTTTTTCACAAGAGTGGAGATCCGAGGGAAACGTGGGAGAATGGTCCCTGTCCTGTTAAAACCATCCATGGTGACTGCTATGGAGCTGCTGGCTGACACACGTGAGAGCTGTGGTGTACCCagtgaaaatttattcatgtttgCCAGACCAGAGGCTTTGTCATCCTACAGAGGGGGGGAGTGCCTCCAGAAATATGCCAAACTCTGTGGTGCTAAACATCCGGAAGCATTGACCTCAACAAAGCTGCGGAAACATATTGCAACAATGTCACAGGTCTTGAACCTGGAGGAAAATGAGTCTGACCAACTCGCTGACTTCTTAGGCCACGATATTCGAGTCCACAGACAGTACTACCGACTGCCCCAAGGAACTCTGCAACTAGCTAGAATGAGCAAAGTTCTTCTTGCTATGGAGAGGGGGACTGTGTCACAATACAAAGGGATGACACTGGATGACATTGAAGTCGACCCTGAAG AGAAAGTACCACACTCCATTGAAGAGGGGGATGCTTCAAGTGACGCTTCAAGTGAGGAAGAGGAGTGTACCAGCACTGACATGGACCACACACCTCCCAGCACAGACAGGACTGCATCTTCAGAACCACCTCCTGCTGCTACTCCTCCAGTACAAG AACAAGCTGAAAAACGGAGACGCAAATGGGATGCAGGAGAAGTAAATGCTGTTGAGAAACACCTGATGAAATTCATAAGAACTTTCACTGTTCCTGGCAAGCACGACTGCATGGTTTGTCTTCAAAGTGAaacacagacactgaaggacCGCACGTGGACTGATGTGAAAAACTATGTAAGAAACAGAATCACTGCCCTAAAGAGACAGACGAGCacttaa
- the LOC110968623 gene encoding uncharacterized protein LOC110968623 isoform X7 has protein sequence MADGGSSLKNPSRRRLRISPQQDAEKHIRLKTDKEGLREVFVNSFKGRGVFASIPFSKGDFVVEYRGKLFTPDSRPVAETYSERAAAYLFDFQWKGKSWCLDASLEDQSLGRLVNDEHKNPNCKMRTVQLDGMPHLCLFAVQDIVPGDEVTYDYGHCDWPWRKQHISTSPVATSVDEDPNSSHQVPGPEEHVEPLSSDINKHISTSPVATSVDEDPNSSHQVPGPEEHVEPLSSDINKTSVDGDPNRRHQFQGPEEDVKTFYSDLNKSFQSRIAKLKQHHDRCSERFEASEDDRNAADRQQTLMLHQRVLLDQQLAQQDNNKEDTSTHSTDESIHTNYSDVEYIPDTQGSDSDDSISLSPNNTLQRARFPKLSPANKQCQVSSEEESSTEEDYPVRKKRLPFSPRKKKGWKVRPGKKRRLPFSPGNRQRRPFSPVNENSSTVSPQTKNSREEDSAVRAKRRLPFSPGKSQRRPLYPVNESSSTVSPQTKNSREEDSAVRAKRRLPFSPGKSQRRPLYPVNESSSTVSPQTKNSREEDSAVRAKRRLPFSPGKSQRRPLYPVNESSSTVSPRTKNSREEDSAVRAKRRLPFSPGKSQRRPLHPVNESSSTVSPEKEEKLIQVLCTANTQVRRVYDKRNYCIYCSKPTSKLARHLQTVHRNKAEVAKAFYYPKDSKERRVRLAILRNRGNFAHNTDVARNGTGHLVARYRTRESRHGQDFIHCVHCQGLYSKKTLWKHIKICPENTREDTPQAGRKRVRSLCALTTPVGLEISEGLQKILTHANYDEVSRVVQSDKCILQLGQYMFNKLKSKGNNNDDYIRQKMREVGRMVLEAQKVTSLKKVEEFFIPKNFPHVISAVKRAAGYDPNTNTYQTPSLALKLGHSLKKMSSIVESNAMMFGDHVTAEYAKRYRAIHDSRWEEFISSGALNTLKEAKWNMPQVLPFTQDVKLLNFHMENQQTVLERMLRISPTPENYAALAKVTLALAITFNRRRAGEVSRMLLTAFRSRNKSMLHEDLAICLTPFERKMCEFFTRVEIRGKRGRMVPVLLKPSMVTAMELLADTRESCGVPSENLFMFARPEALSSYRGGECLQKYAKLCGAKHPEALTSTKLRKHIATMSQVLNLEENESDQLADFLGHDIRVHRQYYRLPQGTLQLARMSKVLLAMERGTVSQYKGMTLDDIEVDPEEKVPHSIEEGDASSDASSEEEECTSTDMDHTPPSTDRTASSEPPPAATPPVQEQAEKRRRKWDAGEVNAVEKHLMKFIRTFTVPGKHDCMVCLQSETQTLKDRTWTDVKNYVRNRITALKRQTST, from the exons ATGGCTGATGGTGGCAGCAGCCTGAAGAATCCCTCCAGAAGGAGGCTGCGGATCTCACCACAACAGGATGCAGAAAAGCACATAAGACTTAAAACTGACAAGGAGGGTCTTAGAGAGGTGTTTGTGAACTCTTTTAAAG GACGAGGTGTTTTCGCTTCCATACCTTTCAGCAAAGGAGATTTTGTTGTAGAGTACAGGGGGAAACTTTTTACTCCAGACAGTCGTCCTGTTGCCGAGACCTACAGTGAACGTGCTGCAGCATATCTCTTTGATTTTCAATGGAAAGGGAAATCTTGGTG CCTTGATGCATCTCTGGAGGACCAGTCACTTGGAAGACTGGTCAATGATGAGCACAAAAACCCAAACTGCAAAATGCGAACAGTTCAACTGGACGGGATGCCACACctctgtctctttgcagttcAAGACATTGTCCCAGGAGATGAAGTCACATACGATTATGGGCATTGTGATTGGCCTTGGCGCAAACAG CACATTTCCACTTCTCCTGTGGCCACATCAGTGGATGAGGATCCAAACAGCAGCCATCAGGTGCCgggtcctgaggaacatgtGGAGCCACTGTCCTCTGATATAAATAAG CACATTTCCACTTCTCCTGTGGCCACATCAGTGGATGAGGATCCAAACAGCAGCCATCAGGTGCCgggtcctgaggaacatgtGGAGCCACTGTCCTCTGATATAAATAAG ACATCAGTGGATGGCGACCCAAACAGAAGACACCAATTTCAGGGTCCTGAGGAAGatgtgaaaacattttactCTGATTTAAATAAG TCATTTCAATCCAGGATTGCTAAGCTGAAACAGCACCATGACAGATGCTCTGAACGTTTTGAGGCCTCAGAGGATGACCGCAATGCAGCTGACAGACAGCAGACTCTCATGTTGCATCAGCGTGTGCTTCTTGATCAACAGTTAGCACAGCAGGATAAT AACAAAGAAGATACCTCAACTCACTCAACAGATGAGAGCATTCATACAAACTACAGTGATGTTGAATACATACCTGACACTCAGGGAAGTGACTCTGATGACAGCATCTCTTTATCTCCTAACAACACACTACAGAGGGCAAGATTTCCCAAATTAAGTCCAGCCAATAAACAATGCCAAGTCAGCTCAGAGGAAGAAAGCAGCACAGAAGAAGACTATCCAGTGAGGAAGAAGAGACTGCCATTTAGCCCTAGAAAAAAGAAAGGATGGAAAGTCAGACCAGGGAAAAAGAGGAGACTCCCATTTAGCCCAGGTAACAGACAGAGAAGACCATTCAGCCCagtgaatgaaaacagctccaCAGTCAGCCCACAGACAAAgaacagcagagaagaagacagTGCAGTGAGGGCAAAGAGGAGACTGCCATTCAGCCCAGGGAAAAGTCAGAGAAGACCACTCTACCCAGTGAACGAAAGCAGCTCCACAGTCAGCCCACAGACAAAgaacagcagagaagaagacagTGCAGTGAGGGCAAAGAGGAGACTGCCATTCAGCCCAGGGAAAAGTCAGAGAAGACCACTCTACCCGGTGAACGAAAGCAGCTCCACAGTCAGCCCACAGACAAAgaacagcagagaagaagacagTGCAGTGAGGGCAAAGAGGAGACTGCCATTCAGCCCAGGGAAAAGTCAGAGAAGACCACTCTACCCGGTGAATGAAAGCAGCTCCACAGTCAGCCCACGGACAAAgaacagcagagaagaagacagTGCAGTGAGGGCAAAGAGGAGACTGCCATTCAGCCCAGGGAAAAGTCAGAGAAGACCACTGCACCCAGTGAATGAAAGCAGCTCCACAGTCAGCccagagaaagaagaaaaattgaTTCAAGTGCTGTGTACTGCAAATACTCAAGTACGTCGAGTGTATGACAAGAGGAACTATTGCATTTATTGTTCAAAGCCAACATCAAAACTCGCACGACatcttcagactgttcatcGTAACAAAGCAGAGGTTGCAAAAGCATTCTACTATCCGAAAGATTCCAAAGAGCGTCGAGTTCGGCTGGCCATTCTAAGGAACAGAGGCAACTTTGCCCACAATACAGATGTGGCTAGAAATGGAACTGGACATCTTGTTGCACGTTACCGAACAAGAGAGAGCAGACACGGTCAAGATTTTATTCACTGTGTTCACTGTCAGGGTCTTTACTCTAAAAAAACTTTGTGGAAACATATCAAAATCTGTCCAGAGAATACAAGAGAGGACACACCTCAAGCTGGACGAAAAAGAGTTCGATCCCTGTGTGCTCTTACCACACCAGTTGGTCTCGAGATTAGTGAGGGCCTACAGAAGATTCTTACCCACGCAAACTATGATGAAGTCTCGCGTGTCGTTCAGAGTGACAAATGCATTCTGCAACTTGGACAATATATGTTCAACAAACTGAAAAGCAAAGGGAACAATAATGACGACTACATACGGCAAAAGATGAGAGAGGTGGGAAGAATGGTCCTTGAAGCTCAAAAGGTTACATCGCTGAAGAAGGTGGAGGAATTCTTTATTCCTAAAAACTTCCCACATGTTATATCTGCAGTGAAGAGAGCTGCAGGATATGACCCCAATACCAACACATATCAAACCCCATCTTTAGCACTCAAGCTTGGCCACAGCCTTAAGAAAATGTCCAGTATTGTCGAGAGCAATGCTATGATGTTTGGAGATCATGTCACAGCAGAATATGCCAAAAGGTACAGGGCTATACATGACAGCAGATGGGAAGAGTTCATCTCCTCAGGGGCATTAAACACTCTGAAGGAGGCCAAATGGAATATGCCACAGGTGTTACCATTTACCCAAGATGTGAAGCTGTTGAACTTTCATATGGAGAACCAACAAACTGTGCTGGAGAGAATGCTAAGAATTTCTCCAACTCCAGAAAACTATGCTGCCCTGGCTAAGGTGACGCTTGCTTTAGCCATTACATTCAACAGGAGAAGAGCAGGAGAGGTTTCACGGATGTTACTTACCGCCTTTAGGTCCCGGAACAAGTCGATGTTGCATGAAGACTTGGCTATCTGCCTGACTCCATTTGAGAGGAAGATGTGTGAGTTTTTCACAAGAGTGGAGATCCGAGGGAAACGTGGGAGAATGGTCCCTGTCCTGTTAAAACCATCCATGGTGACTGCTATGGAGCTGCTGGCTGACACACGTGAGAGCTGTGGTGTACCCagtgaaaatttattcatgtttgCCAGACCAGAGGCTTTGTCATCCTACAGAGGGGGGGAGTGCCTCCAGAAATATGCCAAACTCTGTGGTGCTAAACATCCGGAAGCATTGACCTCAACAAAGCTGCGGAAACATATTGCAACAATGTCACAGGTCTTGAACCTGGAGGAAAATGAGTCTGACCAACTCGCTGACTTCTTAGGCCACGATATTCGAGTCCACAGACAGTACTACCGACTGCCCCAAGGAACTCTGCAACTAGCTAGAATGAGCAAAGTTCTTCTTGCTATGGAGAGGGGGACTGTGTCACAATACAAAGGGATGACACTGGATGACATTGAAGTCGACCCTGAAG AGAAAGTACCACACTCCATTGAAGAGGGGGATGCTTCAAGTGACGCTTCAAGTGAGGAAGAGGAGTGTACCAGCACTGACATGGACCACACACCTCCCAGCACAGACAGGACTGCATCTTCAGAACCACCTCCTGCTGCTACTCCTCCAGTACAAG AACAAGCTGAAAAACGGAGACGCAAATGGGATGCAGGAGAAGTAAATGCTGTTGAGAAACACCTGATGAAATTCATAAGAACTTTCACTGTTCCTGGCAAGCACGACTGCATGGTTTGTCTTCAAAGTGAaacacagacactgaaggacCGCACGTGGACTGATGTGAAAAACTATGTAAGAAACAGAATCACTGCCCTAAAGAGACAGACGAGCacttaa